In a genomic window of Wyeomyia smithii strain HCP4-BCI-WySm-NY-G18 chromosome 1, ASM2978416v1, whole genome shotgun sequence:
- the LOC129717136 gene encoding uncharacterized protein K02A2.6-like, with protein MVDAYTKWPEIRVCKSITAEHTERMCREIFSRFGIPAVFVSDHGTQFTAESFQRFLKINGITHKMGAPYHPATNGQAERYVQTFKQKLKAIRCPKSKLDVEIANILMTYRKMIHPSTGRSPSMMVFGRQIQSRLDLMLPTNSVRKLANPVNRVFFDGDKVRVRDFLSANKWQFGQVVSKLGKMRYSIRLDDGRLWERHVDHMCGVGSNLDSSSRAGSKEMAPEFATPIVITASSGDNRSCEVQPVVGTSFTSESQAPPPVQPMVNGGHQAVVSEGARMGNVEPVQPIRRSNRVVKPPYRLEF; from the coding sequence ATGGTCGATGCTTATACAAAATGGCCCGAGATTCGAGTGTGCAAATCAATCACAGCTGAGCATACGGAGAGAATGTGTCGGGAGATTTTTAGCCGATTCGGAATTCCGGCCGTGTTCGTGAGTGATCACGGAACCCAGTTTACGGCGGAATCGTTTCAAAGATTCTTGAAGATCAACGGAATAACACACAAGATGGGTGCACCTTACCACCCCGCGACTAACGGTCAAGCGGAAAGGTACGTACAAACATTTAAGCAAAAGCTCAAAGCAATACGTTGTCCGAAATCGAAACTAGATGTCGAAATTGCCAATATTCTAATGACATACCGAAAGATGATTCATCCGTCAACCGGACGATCACCCTCTATGATGGTGTTCGGGAGACAGATTCAGTCCCGATTGGACCTAATGCTACCTACAAATTCAGTGAGAAAACTAGCTAACCCCGTTAACCGAGTGTTCTTCGATGGTGATAAAGTTCGTGTCCGCGATTTTCTGTCGGCAAACAAGTGGCAGTTCGGACAGGTCGTTTCAAAGCTGGGCAAAATGCGATATTCGATTCGCTTGGATGACGGAAGGCTGTGGGAAAGGCATGTGGATCACATGTGTGGCGTTGGATCGAATTTGGATTCGTCATCAAGAGCAGGTTCGAAGGAGATGGCTCCAGAGTTTGCAACTCCTATTGTAATAACAGCATCCAGTGGCGACAACCGCAGTTGCGAGGTTCAACCGGTAGTTGGTACATCCTTCACATCAGAATCTCAAGCACCCCCGCCTGTTCAACCCATGGTGAACGGCGGTCATCAAGCTGTAGTATCGGAAGGCGCACGAATGGGGAACGTTGAGCCAGTTCAACCAATACGTCGTTCGAACAGGGTAGTGAAGCCACCATATAGACTGgaattctaa
- the LOC129717137 gene encoding uncharacterized protein LOC129717137, whose product MVRQNLHAPSGTVQLLVPKGEVKLSSALIEWIDTPHSLISVAQSLDLSPSTSRHLRQEICTRDIAPRLTYAPEPLVKSITHHPALSLTFDKLSSIDYHEPEDQFRYDFKRADYEGLLRELHNVDWVNSLNPTNVDMARKEAGLPPVMELATEKADNLADICRLFAAKFSSVFCDESLSTSQIFAAANKVAFSSSSIASINIDDRAISAAVTKLKHSNSPGPDGIPATLLKKCISGLLTPLTHLFRLSIALGSFPSAWKQAFMFPVHKKGDRSNIASYRGISALCATSKLFEIVDMEPIYSHCQNVIAEEQHGFLPKRSCATNLICFTGYVIDGFVERAQTDAIYTDLSAAFDKINHRIAIAKLDRKNNPLHFEYNLTGVQLQRVDHVKDLGIILDTKITFKQHVSFIIAKASRQLGLIIRMTRDFRNIHCLVSLYNSLVRSCLEYCCPVWVPYYNNSIHRIESIQRRFTRFALRLLPWRQPLRNTRYEDRCQLLHIDTLQLRRETARTMVVSDTLTG is encoded by the exons ATGGTCCGGCAAAATCTGCATGCACCCTCTGGAACGGTTCAGTTGCTGGTTCCCAAGGGTGAGGTAAAACTTTCGTCGGCTCTGATCGAATGGATTGACACTCCGCACAGTTTGATATCAGTTGCTCAATCTCTCGATCTATCCCCATCCACCAGCAGGCACCTCAGGCAAGAGATTTG CACTAGAGACATCGCCCCCCGGTTAACCTATGCTCCGGAACCACTGGTTAAATCAATTACTCACCACCCGGCTCTTAGCCTCACATTCGACAAGCTGAGTAGCATCGACTATCACGAGCCAGAAGATCAGTTTCGTTACGACTTCAAGCGAGCAGACTACGAGGGACTGTTACGAGAACTGCATAATGTCGACTGGGTAAATAGTCTTAATCCCACCAATGTTGATATGGCG CGGAAAGAAGCGGGACTGCCGCCAGTGATGGAATTAGCTACCGAAAAAGCAGATAATCTGGCTGATATTTGCAGACTATTTGCTGCAAAATTCTCGAGTGTTTTTTGCGATGAATCTCTTAGCACTAGTCAGATATTCGCTGCCGCCAACAAAGTCGCCTTTTCTAGCAGCTCCATCGCCTCGATTAATATTGACGATCGCGCCATTTCTGCTGCTGTCACTAAGTTGAAGCATTCAAACTCACCTGGCCCTGACGGGATCCCCGCCACATTACTAAAGAAATGCATTTCCGGACTGTTAACTCCTCTTACGCATCTGTTTCGCCTATCTATAGCCTTAGGAAGTTTCCCCTCTGCTTGGAAACAGGCGTTTATGTTTCCGGTTCATAAGAAAGGCGATCGAAGCAACATAGCCAGCTACAGAGGAATATCTGCATTGTGTGCTACATCCAAACTGTTCGAGATAGTGGACATGGAACCAATATATTCTCATTGCCAGAACGTCATCGCGGAGGAGCAACATGGATTCCTTCCCAAACGTTCCTGTGCGACGAACTTAATCTGTTTTACGGGATATGTCATCGATGGCTTCGTTGAGCGAGCTCAAACCGACGCGATCTACACCGATTTATCCGCTGCGTTTGACAAAATTAATCATCGTATCGCCATTGCGAAACTGGATCG GAAGAATAATCCTCTGCACTTCGAGTACAATCTGACTGGTGTTCAATTACAGCGTGTCGACCATGTGAAagatctcggaattattctcgATACTAAGATCACCTTTAAGCAACATGTCTCATTTATCATCGCGAAAGCCTCCAGGCAGTTGGGACTGATTATTCGAATGACACGCGACTTCAGAAACATCCACTGCCTGGTATCTCTGTACAATTCATTGGTTCGGTCCTGTCTGGAATACTGCTGTCCAGTCTGGGTTCCATACTATAACAACTCTATTCACCGAATCGAAAGCATCCAGCGTCGATTCACTCGCTTTGCGCTCCGATTGCTTCCATGGAGGCAGCCTTTACGGAATACTCGATACGAGGATCGCTGTCAGCTTCTTCATATCGACACGCTTCAACTACGCCGAGAAACAGCACGCACCATGGTAGTATCCGATACTCTAACAGGTTGA
- the LOC129717138 gene encoding uncharacterized protein K02A2.6-like: MAQQDNPQLAGGAPPPNFHIDAFHRMKIRRNRWVERLITAFAIYGFGTAELRRNFLLHLMGPDTYEIACDRVAPQSPRTMTYQAIIDVLEGHSNPQPLEISENFRFKCRKQGDKNASSLDETIDEYLTALRRIAVTCNFGNYLETALRNQLVFGMKSNDIQARLLERLQLTLADARDVAVGMELSLKGGAEIEGAYAKQEVHALHHQQGKAQNKKVGGSSQSSGKPATDLQCYRCGDKSHLAKKCRHLNTVCSYCKIKGHLERVCMKKTTANRGEPSRQGSKLNTAKADVREGRDAKKASSGDVMVGEICTVDSRPSDAKMWLPVNVCGVGLRFEVDTGSLVSIINTQYYDKHFRNIKLRNSDLNLVSYCNTDIQIKGVLDADVKCNGTRARLPLYVVNSGKHPLLGREWLKVLAVDWSSILQSSGTVHAINPLNISNALNKLFTTYIRVFDDSIGKISSVQARLTLKPTATPVFLRARKVPFNLKNAIDIELDKLVTEGVLTKVDNSNWATPIVPVKKSDNRFRICGDYKQTVNPNLKVDQHPLPIADELFASLAGGDKFSKIDLVQAYLQLEVAPEDREILTLNTHHGLYRPNRLMYGIASAPAIWQR; this comes from the coding sequence ATGGCGCAGCAGGACAATCCACAACTTGCTGGAGGTGCTCCGCCACCAAACTTTCATATCGATGCGTTCCACCGGATGAAAATTCGTAGGAATAGATGGGTAGAGAGGTTAATAACGGCGTTTGCTATTTACGGTTTCGGCACCGCCGAATTGCGTCGTAATTTTTTGCTACACTTGATGGGACCGGACACCTATGAGATTGCTTGCGATAGAGTGGCTCCGCAAAGTCCACGTACAATGACGTATCAAGCGATTATCGATGTTTTGGAAGGACACTCTAATCCTCAGCCTCTCGAAATTAGCGAAAACTTCCGTTTCAAATGTCGGAAACAGGGCGACAAAAATGCCAGCTCGCTGGATGAGACCATAGACGAATACCTCACTGCACTGAGGAGAATTGCAGTGACATGCAATTTTGGAAATTATTTGGAGACCGCCTTAAGAAATCAGCTCGTTTTTGGAATGAAGAGTAACGACATACAGGCACGACTGCTAGAGCGACTACAGTTGACACTGGCTGATGCAAGGGATGTCGCAGTAGGTATGGAGTTGTCACTCAAAGGTGGAGCTGAAATAGAAGGAGCCTATGCCAAACAGGAAGTACATGCTTTACATCACCAACAAGGTAAGGCTCAAAATAAGAAAGTGGGTGGATCAAGCCAGTCTAGTGGCAAACCCGCTACTGATTTACAATGCTACCGTTGCGGTGATAAATCGCACTTAGCTAAAAAGTGCCGGCATTTGAACACAGTGTGTtcttattgcaaaattaaaggCCATCTAGAACGAGTATGCATGAAAAAAACTACTGCGAATAGAGGTGAACCTAGCCGACAGGGTTCAAAACTAAATACGGCGAAAGCCGACGTACGCGAAGGTCGTGATGCCAAAAAGGCCAGTAGCGGTGACGTTATGGTGGGAGAAATATGTACGGTTGACTCTCGACCATCAGACGCAAAAATGTGGTTGCCAGTAAATGTTTGCGGTGTAGGTCTTCGCTTCGAAGTCGACACAGGTAGTCTCGTTAGCATAATTAATACCCAATACTACGATAAACACTTCCGGAATATCAAATTGCGAAACAGTGACTTGAATCTGGTTAGTTACTGCAACACAGATATACAAATCAAGGGAGTGTTGGATGCTGACGTGAAATGTAATGGAACGAGAGCGCGTTTGCCTTTGTATGTAGTAAATTCGGGAAAACATCCCCTGCTTGGCCGAGAGTGGCTTAAAGTATTAGCGGTGGACTggagttctattttgcaatctTCAGGGACAGTTCACGcgattaatccactcaacatTTCCAACGCCTTGAATAAGCTTTTCACAACCTATATAAGAGTGTTCGACGATTCGATTGGAAAGATTTCTTCAGTGCAAGCGCGCCTTACATTGAAACCAACTGCAACTCCTGTTTTCTTGCGAGCTCGAAAAGTTCcgttcaatttaaaaaatgcgATTGACATTGAGTTAGATAAGTTAGTAACTGAAGGGGTACTAACGAAAGTCGATAACAGTAACTGGGCAACTCCGATCGTTCCCGTTAAGAAATCCGATAACAGATTTAGGATCTGCGGGGATTACAAACAAACGGTCAACCCCAACTTAAAAGTGGATCAGCATCCACTGCCAATAGCAGATGAGTTGTTCGCGTCGTTGGCAGGAGGTGATAAGTTCTCTAAAATTGATCTGGTGCAAGCGTATCTTCAACTTGAAGTGGCCCCAGAAGATAGAGAGATACTGACGTTAAATACACACCATGGGTTGTACCGACCGAATCGTCTTATGTACGGTATCGCGTCCGCTCCTGCGATTTGGCAACGCTAG